One genomic segment of Clavelina lepadiformis chromosome 3, kaClaLepa1.1, whole genome shotgun sequence includes these proteins:
- the LOC143450425 gene encoding uncharacterized protein LOC143450425, which produces MSSSRKYKHWAPRVICGTCRSNLNGLLRGDRHSMPFAIPRIWREPQNHTDDCYFCMVDISRFRRTKNRRDIVYPSIPSSIAPVSHSSELPLPKPPSKKAPEDLAGSEDIEKDSDDEFNISHTDLISEPHFPSQQELNDLVRDMGLTKSNAELLISRLKQWDLLDLSCRCSLSRKRHERFSRYFSVADSLCFCSNVDNLFEEIRIARS; this is translated from the coding sequence ATAAACACTGGGCACCTCGTGTGATCTGCGGAACATGCCGATCAAATTTGAATGGCTTGCTTAGAGGAGACCGGCATTCGATGCCATTTGCTATTCCGAGAATCTGGAGAGAACCCCAAAATCATACAGATGACTGCTATTTCTGTATGGTTGACATTTCAAGGTTTAGAAGAACTAAAAACCGACGTGACATTGTATATCCTTCTATACCGTCTTCTATTGCACCTGTTTCGCATAGCAGTGAGTTGCCACTGCCCAAACCACCGAGCAAAAAAGCTCCAGAAGATTTAGCAGGGTCTGAAGATATTGAAAAAGACTCCGATGATGAATTCAACATATCTCATACAGACTTGATTTCAGAACCACACTTCCCAAGCCAACAAGaattaaatgatttagttagaGACATGGGGCTCACTAAGTCAAATGCCGAACTTCTGATTTCAAGGTTGAAACAATGGGACTTATTAGATTTGTCATGTCGATGTTCTTTGTCGAGAAAAAGGCATGAAAGATTTTCAAGGTATTTTTCTGTGGCAGACTCTCTTTGCTTCTGTAGTAATGTTGATAAcctttttgaagaaataaGAATAGCTCGATCATGA